One Drosophila ananassae strain 14024-0371.13 chromosome XR, ASM1763931v2, whole genome shotgun sequence genomic window, tatatatatatctatatatatatattatatatagtaCAGTGATACATGTCCTGTCTCCGTCTATGTACGTCCGTTATCTGTTTTATGATATTAAGATATAGGTAATTACGCTAGACTAACGATTAAAACTAAGTTAATGgattaatcaaaaaaaaaaaaaattagtttttttttttatagtattaTCGGCTCTCTATTGCATAAAACAAATCATAAAAATGTCCTTTTCTCTGTTTGTGTTGTatgtgtttctgtttttttttttttttctgattttttgttgtgtgtgtgtgttgtctgtgtgtgtgtatgtgtatttTTACAATGTGATACATGTCCTAGTTGTTATCCTGGCCCCTCTGGGTGCTCACTTGGTGGTATTCACCATCTCCACCAGCTCGCTATTGAGCGACAATCGATCGACAATGTCCAACAGGATCTCCACATCCTTGAGGGTGTTCACCGATTCCGGGGCACCCAATAGGTTCACGTGCTTCCCATCGATATTCGCATAGAAGCACTTGTTCTTGAAAATGATGGCCCGATCGTACGGCACCCGGCACTTGGTCCGGTCCAGTGCCGAACGCCGGAACAGGACGCACGACGGCTGGTACTTGTGCCGGTCCTCCTCCGGTATATTGTAGACCTTCAGGTCGCCGGTGAAGATGGTCATGGTCTGGCGCTGCATCAGCGTTGGCGACACCTTGTAGAGCGTCACCTTGCTGGTCCATTTGCTCGACGGCACCTTGATCCGGCTGGCGACATTGGCCAGCTTGACGAGCGCCAGCTCCAGGCAGGTGCGCTGCTGTCGCGTCGACTTCGCCGGCGAATCCTTGGCCGTACTGATCACATGCCACGTCTCATAGCAGGTGATCTTCTTAACGACACGGCCGTCCTCCTCGCAGAAGATGGTCGTCTCGGGCGGAAAGTATTTGGGATGgctactgctgctggtgctggtgctgctgctgctgctgctgctgttggtgatGCTTTTATGCGTTTCCGATCCACCGGCATCCTTCAGCTCGTCGTCCTTCTGCTGATGATTCTCCTTGCTGCGACGCTGGGGACTGATGCCGGGCTTCTTGAAGAGCGCCGGCAGCTCCCCAGAATTCCCACCCGCACCCGAACCCGACCCGGACTCGCCGAGCAGCTTCGATAGCTTTCTATCTGTGCGGGCATTCACCGAGGATGCCGATGACGTCGACAGGATATTCCGGCGATTGTTgctattgttattgttattgttgttgttgttggtgttccACTTGCTGGCCGCGGATGCGTTATGCGGTGTGGATGTTAAGGTGATCGATTTGATATTCTTGCGAGTCACTATCGTGGCCGGCGGCTCATCATCGTCGAGATCCAAATCGGGCTCCAGATCGTCCTCCTCGGTGTCGATGTCCGTGGGACAGATCTCCTTGCCCATGTTCATCAGCGGCTTCATGGTCTGCGTCTTCTTGCCCATTTCCGTGTTGAGAATCCGGGGCTGCGGCTTCATCAGGATGTTCTTGTTTTGATTGTAGCCCGAATGGGATTTGTTGGCGGCGTTGCTGCTCGAAGTGTTGCTGGCGAGGATCTTGATCCGTTTGGGTGGACTCAGACTACTCAGCGATGAGGGGCTCGACTTCTCCTTATCCGACGTCTTCTTCTCAGccccaccgccaccgccaccgctgctgctgttgggcGGGATGCCCCTGGTGCGGGGCCGGCCCACAGGTAGCTTCTTGCCGACTGTGCCGCCCGTGgatgcggctgctgctgctgctgcggcggcaTTGATATTGGCTCTGCTGATCAGTACATCGTCCTGGTTGATAATGTCGTCTATGTTGACGATGGTGAACGTGGGCACATCGTCTCCGTCATCCGACTTGTTGTGTTTCGAATCACTGCCAGCCGATGAtcctccaccaccaccgcccGCGGACCGTGAATTGCCCGGAACAGTGCGTCCACCACCGCCAGTGTTAACTTTGAACGTCACCGACGAACTCTGCGGCACCATCCGCAGCTGTCCCATCTTGGAGCGTTGagtgatggtggtggtggtgccgcCGTGTCCGCCCAACGATTTGGTGGCCCCATTGACGACGGGAACGCTGCGCTGGCCACTGCCCCCCATGGCGGAGAGGACCATGCGTTTGCGCGCCACCGGACTGTCGGTGTCGTTGATCTCCAGCTTGCGCTTGGCGTTGCTTATCTGGGATCCCTCCGTTAAGCTGGCATTGTTTCGAGCAATATTCACGGCCATGTTGCGACGCAGCTGCTGCAGGCTGCTGGGTGTGGGTCGTCCGGCTGAAGCGCCCATCTTGGAAGCCACCGATGATGTGTTGCCCAGCGACGAGCTGGACGCGTTGGCCAAGGTACTGGCCTTCGGCGGACGTCCACGTCCACGCTTCACCGGCGGCAGCTTCGGCCGACGCAGCTCCTCCTCGAACTCGCCCTCGCTCAgatcatcgtcgtcgtcgtcgtccgACTTATGCAGTTGGGGATTGAAGGCGGCGTCCGCCagctcgtcgtcgtcgtcctcgTCGAGATCGAGCAGATCGTTGAGGTCGTCGTTGGAGTTGCGATACATCTGCTTGGACCTGTGACGTCCCACCGGCGACGGACTGCTGCCCGATTCGCTCGCCAAGGCGGCCAGATACTTTGGCGTGACCATGTCCTCGCTGGTGTACTTCGGATTCGGTTTAATCGATCGCCTCGATCGACTGGCCGCTATAGTCGGCGGCGGGCTCATCGCCACCGGCTGGTGTTTGCTCTTGAACATCTTGGGCGTCTGGGCCCGCGACGGCGTCGGCTCGGTGTGTGTGGTGATGCGCCGGGTACTGAGACCGCCCACCTTCTGGATGGGATTACCCAGCAACAGATTGGTATTGCGTCGCTTCGCCAGTATGGTATCTTTGGCCTTCCGCTGCGGGGAAGGCGGCGACGACACGAGCTGATGTTGTCTCTTAACCGGCGGCGTGGCGACCTGCCGTGTTCGCAGGGCGATGCCCGGTGGCTGTCTCTCGTGTATGGATGCCGTGGCTGATGCTCCTCCGCCGGCACGGCGTCCTCGTGTTTCCCTTAGCTGTTGGTCCTGTTCCTGTTTCAACTGCTGCTGCacccgctgctgctgctgttgggtCGCCTTCCTCGGCCGACCTGGTCCTGGCAACTCCTCCCGTATATTCCTCACGTAGACAATGCAAGGACGTGTCTTTCCGCTATCAGCTGCCTGTTTTTTTCCAGCTCGCATCTTTCATGGATAGCTGTTGGATGGAGGAGGCACAAAACAATACGCTCGTTattattacaattttaaatatgtaGATATATTAAGTACAGTGGTACAGTGGTCGCTGCCTAATAGGGGCGTGGGCTGCAGTGTGGATGGGTTCGGAATGCGTTTGTGCCTTAAATGTAACAAAATCggattttattaaaacaaaacaGTGAACCGTGCCTACATGCATGTGATGCACAGTCATGCCTCACTGTGGTGAATTATGTAAGGACGCACATACTTGCCACACTG contains:
- the LOC6504439 gene encoding ras guanine nucleotide exchange factor P; this encodes MRAGKKQAADSGKTRPCIVYVRNIREELPGPGRPRKATQQQQQRVQQQLKQEQDQQLRETRGRRAGGGASATASIHERQPPGIALRTRQVATPPVKRQHQLVSSPPSPQRKAKDTILAKRRNTNLLLGNPIQKVGGLSTRRITTHTEPTPSRAQTPKMFKSKHQPVAMSPPPTIAASRSRRSIKPNPKYTSEDMVTPKYLAALASESGSSPSPVGRHRSKQMYRNSNDDLNDLLDLDEDDDDELADAAFNPQLHKSDDDDDDDLSEGEFEEELRRPKLPPVKRGRGRPPKASTLANASSSSLGNTSSVASKMGASAGRPTPSSLQQLRRNMAVNIARNNASLTEGSQISNAKRKLEINDTDSPVARKRMVLSAMGGSGQRSVPVVNGATKSLGGHGGTTTTITQRSKMGQLRMVPQSSSVTFKVNTGGGGRTVPGNSRSAGGGGGGSSAGSDSKHNKSDDGDDVPTFTIVNIDDIINQDDVLISRANINAAAAAAAAASTGGTVGKKLPVGRPRTRGIPPNSSSGGGGGGAEKKTSDKEKSSPSSLSSLSPPKRIKILASNTSSSNAANKSHSGYNQNKNILMKPQPRILNTEMGKKTQTMKPLMNMGKEICPTDIDTEEDDLEPDLDLDDDEPPATIVTRKNIKSITLTSTPHNASAASKWNTNNNNNNNNNSNNRRNILSTSSASSVNARTDRKLSKLLGESGSGSGAGGNSGELPALFKKPGISPQRRSKENHQQKDDELKDAGGSETHKSITNSSSSSSSTSTSSSSHPKYFPPETTIFCEEDGRVVKKITCYETWHVISTAKDSPAKSTRQQRTCLELALVKLANVASRIKVPSSKWTSKVTLYKVSPTLMQRQTMTIFTGDLKVYNIPEEDRHKYQPSCVLFRRSALDRTKCRVPYDRAIIFKNKCFYANIDGKHVNLLGAPESVNTLKDVEILLDIVDRLSLNSELVEMVNTTK